In the Wyeomyia smithii strain HCP4-BCI-WySm-NY-G18 chromosome 2, ASM2978416v1, whole genome shotgun sequence genome, one interval contains:
- the LOC129724066 gene encoding 60S ribosomal protein L39, translated as MSAHKTFRIKQKLAKKLKQNRPIPQWIRMRTGNTIRYNAKRRHWRRTKLKL; from the exons ATG TCGGCCCACAAAACCTTCAGAATCAAGCAGAAGCTGGCTAAAAAGCTCAAGCAAAACAGACCCATTCCACAATGGATTAGGATGCGTACAGGCAACACGATCCG CTACAATGCCAAGCGCCGTCACTGGAGACGTACCAAGCTAAAGCTGTAA